The following coding sequences lie in one Maribacter forsetii DSM 18668 genomic window:
- a CDS encoding DUF5689 domain-containing protein, translating to MNFKSNKYFLIIIVVMLISCVKNREFDAPEVECSDSDFAFIAISELKNMYNGETFQIQEDLVVKGYVISSDKEGNFFNTIYFQDESSSPSDGMQIELELRDSHLFFNVGQQIIIKLKGLYLGKSNDTYKIGGVFTSFGNRSVGRLPKNVVFDHVLISCEPNNGIEPTLAVIPGLNDAMLNTLVVINSVEIKQEELGEAFAVKEEETLRTLVDCMDNELVMVNSGYADFQSEILPDKMGAATGLLTKDNNQYQLIIRGVNDLEFEQERCEDFIDEFTSPSIFISEIADPDNNAGARFVELYNASEESLSLNGWSLERYTNDNTAISSSINLSEYEILGRGFLIISPNSEEFKNVYGFDADVTVGTNSPADSNGDDNLVLVDPFGSVVDIFGIIGEDGSNTNHEFEDGRAVRKIEVDTNNAIFNSAEWLIYNDTGADGTINEPQNAPLDFSPGIR from the coding sequence ATGAATTTTAAGAGTAACAAATACTTTCTGATTATTATTGTTGTCATGCTTATCTCATGTGTGAAGAATAGGGAGTTTGATGCACCAGAAGTAGAATGTTCAGATTCAGATTTTGCCTTTATAGCTATATCAGAATTAAAGAATATGTATAATGGTGAGACTTTTCAAATTCAGGAAGACTTGGTTGTAAAGGGTTATGTAATATCTTCAGACAAAGAAGGTAACTTTTTTAATACGATATATTTTCAAGATGAGTCTAGTAGCCCATCGGATGGAATGCAAATAGAGTTAGAATTAAGGGATTCTCATTTGTTCTTTAACGTAGGTCAGCAAATTATCATTAAGCTAAAGGGGTTGTATTTAGGTAAATCTAATGATACATATAAAATTGGTGGTGTGTTTACCTCTTTTGGGAATCGTAGTGTTGGTAGGTTGCCTAAAAATGTTGTTTTTGACCATGTTTTGATTTCTTGTGAACCAAATAATGGTATAGAGCCTACTTTAGCTGTTATTCCAGGATTAAACGATGCTATGTTAAATACCCTTGTAGTAATAAACAGCGTGGAAATTAAGCAAGAAGAACTAGGGGAAGCTTTTGCTGTTAAAGAAGAGGAAACATTACGTACCCTTGTAGATTGTATGGATAATGAATTGGTTATGGTAAACAGTGGTTATGCTGATTTTCAATCAGAAATTTTACCAGACAAAATGGGAGCCGCCACAGGGTTGTTGACTAAAGATAACAATCAATATCAGCTAATCATCCGTGGCGTAAATGACCTCGAATTTGAACAAGAACGGTGTGAAGATTTTATAGATGAATTTACTTCTCCGTCAATTTTTATATCTGAGATTGCCGACCCAGATAATAACGCTGGGGCAAGGTTTGTGGAGCTTTATAACGCATCAGAAGAAAGTCTATCTTTAAATGGGTGGAGTTTGGAACGTTACACTAATGATAACACTGCCATTAGTTCAAGCATAAATTTGTCTGAATATGAAATACTTGGCAGAGGTTTCTTAATAATTTCTCCTAATTCAGAAGAGTTTAAAAATGTATATGGCTTTGATGCTGATGTTACAGTAGGCACAAATTCACCGGCAGATTCTAATGGAGATGATAATCTTGTTTTAGTAGATCCCTTTGGTTCTGTTGTGGACATTTTTGGAATAATTGGTGAAGATGGTAGCAATACCAATCACGAATTTGAAGATGGAAGGGCTGTTAGAAAAATAGAAGTAGATACTAACAATGCTATTTTTAATTCAGCGGAATGGTTAATTTACAATGATACTGGTGCTGATGGTACAATTAATGAGCCGCAAAATGCTCCGTTAGATTTTAGTCCGGGTATTAGATGA
- a CDS encoding PAS domain-containing sensor histidine kinase, whose amino-acid sequence MKTLAVDFLLKKSPNAIAIVDTKLNFISYSNQWQEKFSLSKTDNVNKNLFDNIIETPNSFKKAVNDGILGKEHVNTGQKFILPDGTLQWLKWKIIPSEIEHHGFDGAIIFLDDITTEQKEIELLHKAEEVARIGCWELDLLNNTVNWTKTTKDIHEVDQDFVPNLEEGINFYKEGVHRDKITYLVSNAIAEGKPFDTELIIITAKGNELWVCAKGEVEILNGKAVRLVGTFQDIDEQKKIELAHQEISERLKITTQTAQIGTWNYDLIENELEWDNEMYRIFDVDKNQFSGAFEAWSSTIHPNDKEIALAATNNAIKGIKDFDEEFRIIHQNGKIKHIKGLSKTIKDINGNAIKMTGANWDITELRSTEIKLAQSTKSFAETFEHSAIGMALVSPKLKWLKVNKSLCNSLGYSEEELLKLSSTDITHPDDLKDSLSFKDKIIEGANENLQFQKRYFHKNGNIVHAIIGATPVKDVNGNLSHVITQFLDITNRIESQKKLEALVNVTKSQNESLTNFAHIVSHNLRSHSTNMTMLTKFLNEEEDEDEIKNLNRMITSASESLAETIAHLNDVVQVKTGALEKLQSISVLNTINHITNSINGLLEEENACLDIDISKTHFVNAVPAYLESIFLNILTNALKYSSPKRTPLITIKSRLKKDKILITFTDNGQGIDLNKHGNKIFGMYKTFHKHKEAKGIGLFITKNQIESMNGSINIESTVDMGTTMYIELNQG is encoded by the coding sequence TTGAAAACATTAGCCGTTGACTTTCTTTTGAAAAAGTCCCCCAATGCAATTGCTATCGTGGATACTAAGTTAAACTTTATTAGTTACTCTAACCAGTGGCAAGAAAAATTTAGTTTAAGCAAAACTGATAACGTCAATAAAAATTTATTTGACAACATAATAGAAACACCCAACTCTTTCAAAAAAGCCGTCAACGATGGTATACTCGGTAAAGAGCATGTTAATACCGGGCAAAAATTTATTTTGCCAGATGGTACGCTGCAATGGTTAAAATGGAAAATTATACCTTCTGAAATTGAGCACCATGGTTTTGACGGTGCTATCATATTTTTAGATGATATTACTACTGAACAAAAAGAAATAGAATTACTACATAAAGCAGAAGAAGTTGCACGTATAGGTTGCTGGGAACTAGATTTACTGAATAATACTGTAAATTGGACAAAAACAACTAAAGACATTCACGAAGTAGACCAAGATTTTGTTCCAAATCTAGAAGAAGGTATAAATTTTTATAAAGAAGGCGTTCACCGTGACAAAATCACCTATTTAGTTAGCAATGCTATTGCCGAAGGAAAACCTTTTGATACCGAGCTCATAATTATAACTGCAAAAGGAAATGAATTGTGGGTATGTGCCAAGGGCGAAGTTGAAATATTAAACGGTAAAGCTGTTCGGCTTGTTGGTACATTTCAAGATATTGATGAGCAAAAAAAAATTGAACTAGCTCATCAAGAAATCTCTGAACGATTAAAAATCACCACACAAACCGCACAAATAGGTACCTGGAATTATGATCTCATTGAAAACGAATTAGAATGGGATAACGAAATGTACAGAATATTCGATGTAGATAAAAATCAATTCTCAGGAGCTTTTGAAGCTTGGTCATCTACCATACACCCAAATGACAAAGAAATAGCCTTAGCTGCAACCAATAACGCGATTAAGGGTATTAAAGATTTTGACGAAGAATTTAGAATCATTCATCAAAATGGAAAAATCAAACATATAAAAGGACTATCCAAAACTATTAAAGATATAAATGGCAACGCCATTAAAATGACTGGGGCTAACTGGGATATTACAGAGCTACGTAGCACTGAAATTAAATTAGCACAAAGTACCAAATCATTTGCCGAAACCTTTGAGCATTCAGCTATTGGCATGGCATTAGTAAGTCCAAAACTTAAATGGTTAAAAGTAAATAAAAGCCTGTGCAATAGTTTAGGTTATTCTGAAGAAGAATTATTGAAATTATCTTCTACAGATATTACACATCCAGATGATTTAAAGGACAGCCTTTCTTTTAAAGACAAAATTATTGAAGGCGCAAATGAAAATTTACAATTTCAAAAAAGATACTTTCACAAAAACGGTAATATTGTTCATGCCATTATTGGAGCAACTCCTGTAAAAGACGTTAACGGCAATTTAAGCCATGTAATAACTCAATTTCTAGATATTACCAATAGAATTGAGTCGCAAAAAAAATTAGAGGCATTAGTAAATGTCACCAAGAGCCAAAATGAAAGTCTTACTAATTTCGCCCATATCGTTTCTCACAACCTTCGTTCGCATTCTACAAATATGACAATGCTAACTAAATTTTTAAATGAAGAAGAAGATGAAGATGAAATCAAAAATTTAAATAGAATGATAACCAGTGCCTCAGAAAGTTTAGCTGAAACAATTGCTCATTTAAACGACGTGGTTCAAGTTAAGACAGGAGCTCTTGAAAAGTTACAAAGCATTAGTGTTCTTAATACCATCAATCATATAACCAACAGCATAAATGGTTTACTGGAAGAAGAAAATGCATGTTTAGACATTGATATTTCAAAAACTCATTTCGTAAATGCCGTACCAGCATATTTAGAAAGTATATTCCTAAATATTCTTACCAATGCGCTAAAATATAGTTCACCTAAAAGAACACCCCTTATTACAATAAAATCAAGGCTTAAGAAAGATAAAATTTTAATTACCTTCACTGATAATGGTCAAGGTATAGATTTAAACAAACATGGCAATAAAATTTTTGGCATGTACAAAACTTTCCACAAACATAAAGAAGCAAAAGGTATAGGTTTATTTATTACCAAAAACCAAATTGAATCAATGAATGGCTCTATTAATATTGAAAGTACTGTCGACATGGGCACTACTATGTACATTGAACTTAACCAAGGCTAA
- a CDS encoding PP2C family protein-serine/threonine phosphatase, with translation MNYEIEIYTEKGPRKDNQDRIVAKILDEGYVAASIADGVGGNVHGDYAAEYANELFLDLIYSSKKRRLSQIFLEINKIVSNKANNNPEFKGMLTTLSSCVIGPKKLWFSHVGDTRIYVLNSTGVKRITEDHSEAYKLIREGKLKEEDLEFYPRKNVLTDAIGLERTPTIQSGTYSLSKNDVVLLTSDGVHGVVDDNVLNEIFEKSKSLLDLKKNLIKEIKISNPADNYSFILVKALQ, from the coding sequence ATGAATTACGAAATAGAAATTTATACTGAAAAAGGACCTAGGAAAGATAATCAGGATAGAATAGTTGCTAAAATACTTGACGAAGGTTATGTTGCTGCTTCAATAGCAGACGGTGTTGGCGGAAACGTTCATGGCGACTATGCAGCTGAATATGCTAATGAACTTTTTTTAGATTTAATATATAGTTCTAAAAAAAGACGTTTGTCACAAATTTTCTTGGAGATCAATAAAATTGTTAGTAATAAGGCAAACAATAATCCTGAATTTAAAGGAATGCTTACAACTCTATCTTCATGTGTGATAGGTCCCAAGAAACTTTGGTTTTCGCACGTAGGTGATACCCGGATATATGTGCTTAACTCTACAGGTGTAAAAAGGATTACAGAGGATCATTCTGAAGCGTATAAGTTAATAAGAGAAGGTAAATTAAAAGAAGAAGATTTAGAATTTTATCCAAGGAAAAATGTATTAACTGATGCGATAGGTTTAGAGAGAACGCCTACAATACAATCTGGTACTTATTCATTGTCTAAAAATGATGTTGTGTTATTGACTTCGGACGGTGTACATGGTGTTGTTGATGACAATGTGTTAAATGAAATTTTTGAGAAATCAAAAAGTCTTTTGGATTTAAAAAAGAATTTAATAAAGGAAATAAAAATCAGTAATCCAGCAGATAATTATTCTTTTATATTAGTTAAAGCACTACAATAG
- a CDS encoding TonB-dependent receptor yields the protein MLQNVFINPRENNTVVPNLQSETITSVDANYFLRMPKLTGRFTGFYTRFQNTNDVNFFFVDSGVGSDFVQEVLTDLDKLHMGVELGLEYQVSSAVKLSLVGSVAKHEYASNPFVTINFDTAGATEDLIDISGSKFLGESAVKGYKLAQGPQKAIAVGIEYRDPKYWWVSASANYLGNNYANISTITRTQSFLIDPETQLRFPDATDENVQKLLKQKPLDNFYLLNMVGGKSWLKKGKYISVFASVNNLFDTTYRTGGYEQSRNGNYGQLKQDNFSGNPSFAPKYWYGFGRTYFLNFAFSF from the coding sequence GTGTTACAAAATGTATTTATAAACCCTAGGGAGAACAATACTGTAGTCCCCAATTTACAAAGCGAAACCATTACTAGTGTAGATGCTAACTACTTTCTTAGAATGCCAAAATTAACGGGCAGATTTACAGGGTTTTATACTCGTTTTCAAAATACCAACGATGTCAATTTCTTTTTCGTTGATTCGGGTGTTGGCTCAGATTTCGTACAAGAAGTACTCACTGATTTAGATAAATTACATATGGGTGTTGAACTTGGTTTAGAATACCAAGTATCTAGCGCTGTTAAATTATCATTAGTTGGCTCTGTGGCAAAACATGAATATGCAAGTAACCCATTTGTGACAATTAATTTTGATACAGCAGGTGCAACCGAAGATTTAATTGATATTTCCGGTTCTAAATTTTTGGGAGAATCTGCAGTTAAAGGGTATAAGTTAGCGCAAGGTCCGCAGAAAGCAATTGCGGTAGGTATAGAATATAGAGATCCAAAATATTGGTGGGTAAGTGCTTCAGCAAATTACTTGGGTAATAATTATGCCAATATTTCTACGATAACCAGAACCCAGAGTTTTTTAATTGATCCAGAAACCCAACTAAGGTTCCCTGATGCAACAGATGAAAATGTTCAAAAATTACTAAAGCAAAAACCACTGGATAATTTTTATTTATTGAATATGGTAGGCGGTAAGTCGTGGCTTAAGAAAGGGAAGTATATAAGTGTCTTTGCGAGTGTTAATAATCTTTTTGATACCACTTATAGAACGGGTGGTTACGAGCAGAGTAGAAATGGAAATTATGGTCAGCTAAAACAAGATAATTTTAGTGGTAATCCGTCTTTTGCGCCTAAGTATTGGTATGGTTTCGGTAGAACCTATTTTTTAAATTTTGCCTTTAGTTTTTAA
- a CDS encoding response regulator, with protein MSVFSSCCIIDDDEFFSISTKNTLKLNNFSNNILYYSGGQEALDGLIGLLVENIKLPEIIFLDLNMPNRDGWSFLEEFEELPEDKIGHIRIYITSSFISPKYMEKAKDYKLVKDYIVKPLTQNIVQKIIDSKDIT; from the coding sequence ATGAGCGTATTTTCTAGTTGCTGTATTATAGATGACGACGAATTTTTTTCTATTAGCACAAAGAATACTTTAAAACTTAACAATTTCAGTAATAATATTTTATATTACTCGGGTGGCCAAGAAGCTCTTGACGGACTTATTGGGTTGCTAGTTGAGAACATTAAATTACCCGAAATCATCTTTTTAGATTTAAATATGCCCAATAGAGATGGCTGGTCTTTTTTAGAAGAATTTGAAGAACTACCTGAAGATAAAATAGGGCACATTAGAATTTATATTACCAGTTCTTTCATAAGCCCTAAATACATGGAAAAAGCCAAAGATTACAAATTGGTTAAGGACTATATCGTAAAGCCATTAACCCAAAATATCGTTCAAAAAATTATCGATTCAAAAGACATAACATAA
- a CDS encoding response regulator, whose product MKKVDICCLIDDDPIFVYGTKRIIKEVDFAENVIVYPNGQDALEGLVERSKNKEPIPDVIFLDLNMPIMNGWEFLDEFKKFQNHKSKKILIYIISSSVDPRDLERVKNYAQVDTYILKPITPDDLSKILGAKVES is encoded by the coding sequence ATGAAAAAAGTTGATATTTGCTGTTTAATAGATGATGATCCTATTTTTGTATACGGCACTAAAAGAATTATTAAAGAAGTAGATTTTGCAGAAAACGTGATAGTTTATCCTAATGGTCAAGATGCGCTTGAAGGGTTAGTGGAAAGAAGCAAAAACAAAGAACCAATACCAGATGTTATTTTCTTGGACTTAAACATGCCTATAATGAATGGATGGGAGTTCTTAGATGAGTTTAAAAAGTTTCAAAACCACAAATCAAAGAAAATTTTAATCTATATCATAAGTTCTTCAGTTGACCCTAGAGACTTAGAACGTGTAAAGAATTATGCACAAGTGGATACGTATATACTAAAACCCATCACCCCTGATGACCTTTCTAAAATACTGGGCGCCAAAGTGGAAAGTTAA
- a CDS encoding TonB-dependent receptor, whose translation MKKMYFALAAFLMTVTAFSQGPITGTVLDGDSNSPLPGATVIVKGTTNGTSTDFDGNFTINASADSGTLVVSYIGFNSKQIAFTSTGSIGSIVLEPNAEELEGVVVTGVIDIAKDRETPVAVSTIRAAEIQEKLGSQEFPEILKSTPSIYVTKQGGGFGDARINIRGFDTNNSAVMVNGVPVNDMENGAIFWSNWAGLSDVTSAIQVQRGLGSSKLATSSVGGTINVVTKTSDQREGGSVSTSLGNANYLKTVVSYNTGLMDNGLSASVLLGRTAGDGYVDGTEFEGFNYFIGLGYKPNEKHDLQFIVTGAPQQHNQRSFAPSLNSYLQFGSNGTDPNIKYNSDWGIRNGKEDTFGGNFYHKPVISLNWDYAISDKSKFSAIAYASFGRGGSIGSIGRINGNQSFSSTFQTADGTIRFDDIVSYNGGQSVPDFGTQRETYTSGGQLSNQGLYVNGGNSSFGFEDDSAFVNGGENGISQRSSVNSHNWYGTILNFHNEVNSEWSFDVGVDARSYKGYHYRRLVDLLGADAYVDNDNINNTFRTVTETYAPTAGNAFNVFSNIDDEEKIDYYNIGYVRWLGAFGQLEYKADKISAFLQGAFSNQGFQREDLFNYLDSDPEQKTDWVNQTGGNVKTGINYNINEKHNVFANAGYYVKQPLFDAVFLNFVNDINPDLENEKILGFELGYGYRSSAFSANVNLYRTSWKDRFLSDGITVSDIDGNILFQGTANYSGIEQLHTGLEIDFMAKATPILSFNGMVSVGNWEYTGNPTGTVLDDGRNVLGTAELILDGVKVGDAAQFTARIGAELEPVERLKFDASYYRADNLYADFDVLSFQDNDLDGIADNDGFLLELPGYDLVDAGVSYKMLVGKDDDKSISLRLNINNVLDETYISESETNVSPDADPLNNYNGINSGNRVYFGFGRTWNFTLNYRF comes from the coding sequence ATGAAAAAAATGTATTTTGCATTAGCGGCATTTTTAATGACCGTAACTGCTTTTTCACAAGGACCAATAACTGGTACTGTATTAGATGGCGACTCAAATAGTCCGTTACCAGGTGCTACGGTAATAGTAAAAGGAACAACAAATGGAACATCAACTGATTTTGATGGAAATTTTACAATTAATGCAAGTGCTGACTCAGGAACTTTAGTAGTTTCTTACATCGGTTTTAATTCAAAACAAATAGCTTTCACCTCAACTGGTAGTATTGGTTCAATAGTATTGGAACCTAATGCAGAGGAATTAGAAGGTGTTGTTGTAACTGGAGTTATTGATATAGCTAAGGATAGAGAAACGCCTGTTGCTGTTTCAACTATTAGAGCTGCTGAAATACAAGAAAAATTAGGGTCTCAGGAATTTCCTGAAATATTAAAATCTACCCCTTCAATTTATGTTACTAAGCAAGGTGGTGGTTTTGGAGATGCACGTATTAATATTCGTGGTTTTGATACTAACAACTCTGCAGTAATGGTTAATGGTGTGCCAGTTAATGACATGGAAAACGGAGCTATTTTTTGGAGTAATTGGGCTGGTTTAAGTGATGTTACTTCTGCTATTCAAGTTCAGAGAGGTCTTGGGTCGTCAAAATTGGCTACATCTTCAGTCGGTGGTACTATTAACGTTGTTACTAAAACTTCTGATCAAAGAGAAGGTGGGTCGGTTTCAACTAGTTTGGGCAATGCAAATTATTTAAAAACAGTAGTGTCTTACAACACAGGATTAATGGACAACGGTCTTTCTGCATCTGTATTATTAGGTAGAACTGCGGGTGATGGTTATGTAGATGGTACAGAGTTTGAAGGTTTTAATTATTTTATTGGTTTAGGGTATAAGCCTAACGAAAAACATGACTTACAATTTATTGTAACGGGTGCGCCTCAACAACACAACCAAAGAAGTTTTGCCCCAAGTTTAAATAGTTATTTACAATTTGGAAGTAATGGAACGGATCCGAACATTAAGTATAATAGCGATTGGGGAATTAGAAATGGTAAGGAAGATACATTCGGAGGCAATTTCTATCACAAACCTGTAATTTCTTTAAACTGGGACTATGCTATTTCTGATAAATCCAAATTTTCAGCAATTGCTTATGCTTCCTTTGGTCGTGGTGGTTCTATTGGTTCTATTGGTAGAATTAATGGAAACCAATCATTCTCTTCTACTTTTCAAACTGCTGACGGTACTATTCGTTTTGATGATATTGTAAGTTACAATGGAGGTCAAAGTGTACCTGATTTTGGAACACAAAGAGAAACTTATACATCTGGCGGGCAGTTGTCTAACCAAGGGCTTTATGTAAATGGAGGTAACAGTTCTTTTGGTTTTGAAGATGATAGTGCTTTCGTTAACGGAGGTGAGAATGGTATTTCTCAAAGATCTTCTGTAAATTCTCATAACTGGTATGGTACTATTTTAAACTTTCATAATGAAGTAAATAGTGAGTGGAGTTTTGATGTTGGGGTAGATGCTAGAAGCTATAAAGGTTATCACTATAGAAGATTAGTAGATTTACTTGGGGCTGATGCTTATGTTGATAATGATAATATAAACAATACATTCCGTACGGTAACTGAAACATATGCACCAACTGCAGGTAATGCATTTAATGTATTTAGTAATATCGATGACGAAGAGAAAATCGACTATTACAATATTGGTTATGTACGTTGGTTAGGTGCTTTTGGTCAATTGGAATATAAAGCGGATAAAATATCTGCCTTTTTACAAGGGGCTTTTTCTAATCAAGGTTTTCAAAGAGAAGATTTATTCAATTATTTAGATTCTGATCCAGAACAAAAAACAGATTGGGTAAACCAAACTGGAGGTAATGTAAAGACTGGTATTAATTACAATATCAACGAAAAGCACAATGTTTTTGCAAACGCAGGTTATTATGTGAAACAACCGTTGTTTGATGCTGTCTTCTTAAATTTTGTTAATGATATTAACCCAGATTTGGAGAATGAGAAAATTTTAGGTTTCGAATTAGGTTATGGGTATAGATCTTCTGCCTTTAGTGCAAATGTTAATCTATATAGAACAAGTTGGAAAGATAGATTCCTGAGCGACGGTATAACAGTTAGTGATATTGATGGAAATATTTTGTTTCAAGGAACAGCAAACTATTCTGGTATAGAACAATTACATACAGGTCTTGAAATTGATTTTATGGCAAAAGCTACACCTATATTATCGTTTAATGGTATGGTTTCGGTTGGTAACTGGGAATATACAGGAAACCCTACTGGTACAGTATTAGATGATGGTCGTAATGTACTAGGTACTGCAGAGTTGATTCTTGATGGTGTTAAAGTAGGTGATGCTGCTCAATTCACAGCAAGAATTGGAGCAGAATTGGAGCCTGTGGAAAGATTAAAGTTTGATGCTAGTTATTACAGAGCTGATAATCTTTACGCAGATTTTGATGTATTATCTTTTCAAGATAACGATTTAGATGGAATTGCTGATAATGATGGTTTTCTTCTTGAATTACCTGGTTATGATTTAGTTGATGCTGGTGTATCTTATAAAATGTTAGTAGGTAAGGATGATGATAAGTCGATTAGTTTAAGACTTAATATAAACAATGTTTTAGATGAGACTTATATTTCAGAATCAGAAACAAATGTTAGTCCTGATGCTGATCCATTAAACAACTATAACGGTATAAATTCTGGTAACCGTGTATACTTTGGTTTTGGTAGAACTTGGAACTTTACACTTAATTACAGATTCTAA
- a CDS encoding ankyrin repeat domain-containing protein, whose amino-acid sequence MNEFFFKVIREGSINEVKSMLEKNPVLVNSKDARGSTPLILATYYDQKDIAILLLDKGAKIDAVDASGNTALMGVCFKGYADIAKMLIENNAKLNERNAMGATCLIYAAQFNRLEIAKLLIANGADKTIKDNRGNSAFDHAKTQGLSAFIDMLE is encoded by the coding sequence ATGAACGAGTTTTTTTTTAAAGTAATCAGGGAAGGTAGCATTAACGAAGTGAAGTCGATGTTAGAAAAAAATCCTGTGCTTGTCAATAGCAAAGATGCTAGAGGTTCTACACCATTAATTTTGGCTACATATTATGACCAAAAGGATATTGCCATACTACTTCTTGATAAAGGGGCAAAAATAGATGCGGTAGATGCATCTGGTAACACTGCATTAATGGGCGTTTGTTTTAAAGGGTATGCTGACATAGCCAAAATGTTGATTGAAAATAATGCGAAATTAAATGAACGTAATGCAATGGGCGCTACGTGTCTCATATACGCTGCGCAATTTAATCGTTTAGAGATTGCAAAATTGTTAATAGCGAACGGTGCAGATAAAACAATAAAGGATAACAGAGGAAATAGTGCATTTGATCATGCTAAAACACAAGGTCTAAGTGCTTTTATTGATATGTTGGAGTAA
- a CDS encoding protein kinase domain-containing protein, which yields MNITFIRNIGYGGFSIVDLVRDDAGKEYARKTYEFNQQGDFSEAFKNKCKIRFKREAQFLEEMVHPNIVKILHKNLEHDPPYYLMPVAEAVLADELRVDETLGGNRITVIMDIIAAIEELHSISKFHRDLKPGNVLKFLDDEGNPYYAVSDYGLMRDNLTKNTILTTVETQKGSDDYTAPELSNDIRNGSAQSDIYSLGCILHDMYGIDPRTPFTEISENSEFGPVFRSCTKVNDDSRFDNVSDLRDEIMSIYESLGSEQSSSDEINRILEIQELDEKEAKFLAKYIDDNRGEDEGRYVLARINIAHIEKIYQLAPKRWRILAKNYCEWISNNSFNFELCDGYANRLLAFYKLGGLDIKVECIKALLCMGTSHNRYYVERKSVALIDNSMEENLARSLKVDYMTDKSGFLRIINRLKTSINYDIEKLHPLLRMAYIELSK from the coding sequence ATGAATATTACTTTTATAAGGAATATCGGTTATGGTGGTTTCAGTATAGTCGATTTGGTTAGGGACGATGCGGGAAAGGAATATGCTAGAAAAACTTACGAATTTAATCAACAAGGTGATTTTTCAGAAGCTTTCAAAAATAAATGTAAAATTAGATTCAAAAGGGAGGCCCAATTTTTAGAAGAAATGGTTCATCCAAATATTGTCAAAATTTTACATAAAAACTTGGAACATGATCCACCTTATTATCTGATGCCTGTTGCAGAGGCAGTTTTAGCGGATGAACTAAGGGTGGATGAAACCTTGGGAGGCAATCGAATTACGGTTATTATGGATATAATAGCTGCTATCGAAGAACTTCATTCAATTAGCAAGTTTCATAGAGATTTAAAGCCAGGTAATGTCCTCAAGTTTCTTGATGATGAAGGTAATCCATATTATGCTGTATCAGACTATGGTCTTATGAGGGATAATTTAACCAAGAACACTATTTTGACAACTGTAGAAACTCAGAAAGGATCTGATGATTATACTGCACCTGAGCTGTCAAATGATATAAGAAATGGTAGTGCGCAATCCGATATTTACTCTTTAGGTTGTATATTACATGATATGTACGGCATTGATCCTCGTACACCATTTACAGAAATAAGTGAAAATTCTGAATTCGGGCCAGTTTTTAGGAGTTGTACAAAGGTTAATGACGATTCTAGATTTGATAATGTTTCAGATTTAAGGGATGAAATAATGTCCATTTATGAATCTCTTGGGTCTGAACAATCTTCAAGTGATGAAATTAATAGAATTCTTGAAATTCAGGAATTGGACGAAAAAGAAGCAAAATTTTTAGCAAAGTATATAGATGATAATAGGGGAGAGGACGAAGGGCGTTATGTTTTGGCAAGAATAAATATTGCACACATCGAGAAAATTTATCAGTTAGCGCCTAAAAGATGGCGTATTCTAGCAAAAAATTATTGTGAATGGATTTCTAACAATTCTTTTAATTTTGAATTATGTGATGGTTATGCAAATAGACTTCTTGCCTTTTATAAACTAGGTGGTTTGGATATAAAAGTAGAGTGTATTAAAGCTTTACTTTGTATGGGTACATCCCACAACAGATATTATGTAGAAAGAAAATCAGTTGCCTTAATTGATAATTCTATGGAAGAGAATTTGGCTAGAAGTCTTAAAGTGGACTATATGACAGATAAATCAGGATTCCTGCGTATTATAAATAGGCTTAAGACATCGATAAATTATGACATCGAAAAATTGCATCCACTATTAAGAATGGCATACATTGAGCTTAGTAAATGA